From the genome of Rhodohalobacter mucosus, one region includes:
- a CDS encoding SDR family NAD(P)-dependent oxidoreductase — protein sequence MPIKEIVITGASKGIGFETALFLAEKGHRVTAISRSEDLLENLRSHVPEQIRILPIDITTPDAGSVVADFLSEHSVKADILIHNAGLLINKPFSEQNNADLERQFEVNALAPFRITRDILPHFNSSGHIVCISSMGGFQGSSKFPGLSAYSASKGALSILSECLAAELSEMNIACNTLCLGAVQTKMLEEAFPGFNAPVEPSEMGPFIGDFCLNGNRFYNGQILPVTLGNPG from the coding sequence ATGCCCATAAAAGAGATTGTTATCACCGGAGCCAGTAAGGGGATTGGGTTTGAAACAGCCCTTTTTCTCGCCGAGAAAGGACACCGGGTCACTGCTATTTCCAGATCAGAAGATTTACTGGAAAACCTTCGCTCACACGTACCTGAGCAAATTCGGATCTTACCTATTGATATCACCACGCCGGATGCCGGTTCTGTTGTAGCAGACTTTCTGAGCGAGCATTCCGTCAAAGCAGATATTCTGATTCACAATGCGGGACTTCTGATCAATAAGCCGTTTTCAGAGCAAAACAATGCAGACCTGGAGCGTCAATTTGAAGTGAATGCTCTTGCACCATTCAGAATAACACGGGACATTCTGCCGCATTTTAACTCAAGCGGACATATCGTCTGCATTAGCAGTATGGGCGGATTTCAGGGCAGCAGCAAGTTCCCGGGGTTGTCTGCCTACAGCGCGTCCAAGGGAGCGCTCTCCATTTTAAGCGAGTGCCTGGCTGCTGAATTGAGCGAAATGAATATCGCCTGCAATACACTATGCCTGGGCGCTGTTCAAACCAAGATGCTCGAAGAGGCTTTTCCGGGATTCAACGCACCCGTAGAACCTTCCGAAATGGGCCCTTTTATCGGTGACTTCTGCCTGAACGGCAATCGTTTTTACAACGGACAGATTCTGCCGGTAACCCTTGGCAATCCGGGTTAG